The following is a genomic window from Dryobates pubescens isolate bDryPub1 chromosome 22, bDryPub1.pri, whole genome shotgun sequence.
GAGAACTCCAATCCCCTTCCCtggaatccttttttttttaaagaaaagcaaatctATCCTGAAGCTGTCCCAGTtcactggggagggggttggaggggaggggttgggttggggtttggctttttttcctttgaacacTTATTTCAAATAAACTGAAATATGCAAGAGTTTGTCCTGTGGGACAGCttctcttcccagctctccttgtGCTCTGAGTGCTCTCTCATTTGAGACCTACAGAAATTCCTGTTCAGAGTGGGCCTGGGATGCCCTGCCCGGTGCTCCCTGTGTTCTCAGACAGCAGAGACCAGAAGTGAGGCTCGCTTGCAGGTACTGCTTCCTTTACAGACATCTTCCTGAGAGTGCCAAAGGTAAATCTTGTGTTTGAGCTGCTGTAGATCCCCACTTGGAGATTAATGAATCCCACTTGAAATGCATCTGTCTCTAAGAGCACAAAGGGAGGTTGAgattccagcacagccacagatgGTTGCACCAGAGACACTCAATGTTAAGTGATGGATTTTATCCTGGCagctttaattttcttctgctttcagtCTTAGGTACTTAGCAGAATGTAATTAAGACATCTGAAACCAGCTGATGGTGAGGAAGAAAGCTACCTGCTTTGGTCATTTACATGGCAAAAATCCCAAACTATTCCTTaggaattaaaaatgaaatggtGAAACTAAAGGAATGAAGCTGAGGGATTCCTTTGCCTGTGTTTTGCTGCATGCCACCCTGAAGGGAAGCAGCCAAGGAAGCAGGGTGGCTACACTCTGTGTGTCATGGCTTTATTGCCTAGTGGGACCCCTACAAGCGAGGCTGGGCTCAGAACCTGAGTTGCTGTTTcacattttttcctccttttcccattTCCTTGTTGTGTGAGCAAGCAAAGCACCAGGCTTCATGCCAGCTGTCCCTTCTAGCCAGTAAATACACATGCTCTGAGTAAGGATATTTAGTTAGAAGGTGGGAATTCTGTTCTGGGATAATGGATATGAAAAGCAGGAGCAGGTAAATCACTGCCTAGTCAGTAACTGGTTTGGTTTGATCAGCTCCTAAAGACAAACAGAATGAGCTCATTGGATGTAaggggacaccttccagaaagAGTTGTGGTACTCTGGTGAAAAGTGGGGTGGGTTTCATGGTTGTGATGCAAGTAGAAACAGGCTTTCCTTTCACCCACAGCAAATCTGAGGGGGGCCTGAGCTAATGATTCACTAGAAGAGAGGAATACAAAGAAAGTCAATAGAGAGAAGCAGGGATCTGGAAGTGACTAAGACATACCTGAACATGCCCTAAGGTGACTCAAGGCTGCCACAAGGGCCAGGTGTGACAGACAGCAGTATTTGTACTGGGACACACAGCTGAGTTCTGCCTTGATGTGGCTGCAACTCcatggggtgcattcagagctTTTGGCATGCTTCTGCCACCAAGGCTTAAGCACAAAAGCCCaattcccagccctgctttgatCAAAGGGAGATCCCAGGCAGCCCCCAGTGTATCAAACAGGAGAAGCCCGAGAGCAGGTGCAGACAGCAGTAGGAGAGATCACTGCTGGGAGTGGCTGCTGGACCATTCCTGAACCATTGCTAAAACACTGCTTGGGTTTTGCTGCCCAATTTCTATGGCAAAGACACAACTTCAGTTGGTGCATCTGAGGAGGAAATGGTGACCACCCTCCTGGTCTGACAGAGGGAGTCTGAGCCTCCTGGATTTCCGTGTCATTGTGTTTCCAAGATACTGTCTTACAAATATTTTGCAGTCTTAAATAGCTTAAGGGTGAATAAGTCTCAAGTCAAGGCACAGACACATTTCTATATTTAAACCTTTGGTACTCTCTGGTCCTGAGCTGTTAATGATCTTTTTTGGCTGTTGTGGTTCCCAATAAGCAATAATAAACCAATCTACTTTTCATCTTAGGAGCCTGAACTCTCCAGCAGTTTCATGGATCACTTGAGTCCATTTATATTTTCCTGTCAAGTTTTCAGAGTAaacaactctttttttcccttttcctgcagAAACTAGGTCTTAAACTTTATATGGATTCCATTGAACCTCTGGTTCAGTTCCTGAGTACTATTTATTCCAACACCAAACACGCTCTGCCATTTTTAgtgcagcagagaaaaagcaaagtTCTTTTTttagcctcctcctcttttttttttagcccaACAGGCCTTTCTGGAGCAGAATCTAACAATGTGGCTTCTTTTTAAATTGGAAGTTCTTTCCTTCATTTCCAGTGCcatgggtgctgcctgcctggaggCCAGCGAAAGCCAAGGAAAACATTGCCTTTGACTGCCTCAGACCGCAGGGTGCGCTTCGCTGAGAGCAAGCATTGCTTGTGGAGTGATTTGCTCCACTTACAACCAGAGCTGTGGCACTTTCAGAACCCAAAGTGTCAGCTAAAGCCaaagtgcagtgctgcagatgagtggtgagagcagcagagctgtgcacacaACTGTTGTGTTGCTCTCCACGAGGTGAAGGGCTCTGGAAATCAAAGGCGTGGCAAAGACACCTGAGCACAGGCACACAGGTTTGAAGGGCCGGAGGGCTTCGCTTGCTGgggttgaggagaaagttcttcccagaaagagtaattggaatgtgctgcccagggaggtggtggagtcactgtccctggaggtgttcaaaaaaggattggatgtggcacttggagccatggtttagttgtcaggaggtgtaaggtgataggttggacttgatgatctctgaggtcttttccaacctggttgattctgtgattctgtaacccaGGTTGGATGGAACTGGAGctacctggtctagtaggagataacctttaaggtcccttccaacccaaaccatcctgtgactcTAATGCTCATTCACTACTGCCTGGAGAggctttctccttcctccctggctTATTTCACAAGGACCCTCCTGTGCAGACAAGCCTCCTTTGCTGTTCTCTCTGTTCTGTTTTCTCAAGTGCAAAATGGATGTTGCAGAGCCTAAGGCATAAATAGGGGCTAGAGGAATGAGACGTGCTGCTCTAATCTATACACACAGCCTTATTGACATGTGAAATGTTTGTCTGAATGACTCCATACTTCCATGGCATGATGAAAATTCCCTACAAAAATAGGTAAAACGTCAAGTCAGAGCTTTTTAGCTGGAGAAAATAAACATAAGTCTACCATTTACCCTTCCCCTGAAGTTAAACTGACTTCCCCTGCCAACAATAACACAACAGAACTGTATCAACAGAATTATATCAACACTTCTGCTGTTTCAATATTAAGTTCAAGCATCTGTTAACAACTTAttgcttgttgttgttgttacttgGCCAGATCTTTTATCTGTATACAACCTATTCGTGCTGGAGGTCACTTTCTTTTCAGTCCTTATTTACTTTTCCCACACTctgcttctcattttctttcagcCCCCAATAATTTGACATTTCTTGCAGGCCTTTTTGTCACAGTTTTTCTCCTAGGATCCCCAGCTGCTTCACAAACAGTTCCTTTACTGGAGCACTTCTTTCCACACTAGGCATTACAGCAACAGAGAGGTGCCAGCTGACAAAGGAACCGTGGACAGAGATCAATTAATgcacagcagaagcacagaaactgTCTTGTCTTTGCTGAAAATGTGCAGTGTGGGACTCTGCAAGCAGCAGATGAGGGCCAGTGAATGACTATTAAGAAATCTTATGGAAATGAAGTTTATTCACCACAGGAGTAAAAACAgatgcaagcaaacaaaccttcTCTGACTGCCCAATGCAGCTGGTAGGGAGGGCTTTGCATTTTTATGCTACAGAATGGTCAAGATGCTCTTCATTGCCTTGAGAGAGCATGCCATTTAAAACTAAAGAAGTGTACACCTCAGAAGAGAAACAATTTCTCAGCACCAACACAGGATGAAGGTATCCAGCCTATGCCAAGAGGTTTGTCCAGCACTGTGAGGGAAGAAAAATACCTGCATTAACACTGGGAAGTCTAGCACTCTGTGCAGGCTTtgccctgggggggctggggaaggagagagattcCTCTGATGATCTGATTTGAGCATGCCATGTGCTGTCCTGAAGCAGCCATGTTGCAAGCAGCATCACTAGAAGACAAGTTCTGgtgtgtcagcagcagctgctgctggagaagaggggcTGGCTGGAAAGAGAAGGGCAGGTACTCATATTTACAGAAAGCTGTTGGTCATAGCAGCAGGAATTTGCTTGACAGTAATAAACAGTCATCAAAGGCGGCCTCGGCAACTGCTGTACTCGTTAATGACTGTTAATGAGCACTAATAGCAATCAGATTACATCAGAGGGATTGCAGCACCTGCAGAAACTGCCAGACATTTCCACAGCCCCAAAGCACATCAGTGTGATGCCAGAGCAAAGGCTAGGGGCCAGCAAAACTGGAGGTCGCCTTGGgtggaaaacacaaagcaactTCCGAAGTTTCCATGCAAGCTCATCTCAACTCCCCCGTGGCTCAGCACAGCCATGTACAGAGCACCATAATGCTTATTACCCAGGGCATATGGATTAACAGACTGCTCTTTAAAGCAGCTGCTTAGATCCTcccaagcagccttccagccagcCCATAGTCATTCACACACCCTGACCCTGCACAGGCCCCATGCAGGGCAGCCACACGCTTCGCCTTGTCATGCCCACAGTCTCTAGGTGGGTGTTTGATGCCTGACTGTCCTGGTGTCCCAACAGCTCActgaaagccaggctgaaaCCCATCCTTTTGTTGGCTCTCtttgccctgctcctccagcagagcaTGAAATCACAAGGCTCAGCTTGAAACACTCCCAGGCTTCGAGCTCCCTCTGCAGTGTTTTGCCAGGAATCGTCTTGCCTCAAGAACCCTTCAAGTGCCTGGGTTAggaccccagcagctctgagcacttGAATTTCTAGGAGACTCCCACTGAAACCTGAGCAAATCCAATAAACCATTTCTGCTAAGCTTTATTCTGATGTGGAGCAGCTGACCTTGGCAAATACTTTCTCTGCTGAAGCCCTATGAACTGCTATCAAAGGAAGTAACTGGAGGAAAGCAAGTTCTTGGGGTGTTTCATCTGTGTGTGTCAGAGGAGTTAATGGGGCAGCTTCGAATACAACAGGAGGGGCTACTGAATCACTGTGGCATTAGGAGAGAGTTTAACAGCATTTCAGTGATGGTTTACATCACAACCAACCAGTATCTGGTTTCTTCCATGTTCTGATGCTGATTTAGACACCTGCAGAATTACACTGATGCAGGGAATTATTTTCACATCTCCTTGCCCTTCAGTGTGTAATCTGGCCACTAAGTCTTACACTCCTCTCAAGTGGCCAGTCCCTCCTTCCATGACCTGTAAGCTCTCTTCTTCCACTTGAGTTtgcccagcaggtccctgctcaACCACGCAGGTCTCCTGGCTCCCCTTGATTTCCTACTGGTTGTGATGCTCTGATCCTGAGCTTGGAAGAAGTGGTCCTTGAATGTTAACTAATTACCTTGGGCCCCTTTACATTCTAGTTCCCTGTCCCCTAAGATTTCCCCCAGCAATTGCTTGAAAAGGCCAAAGTTTGCCCTGCTGAAGTGCAGGTTGTGATGCTGCTTGGTGTTGTTCCTACCACACAAGATCCTGAACCCCaccatctcatggtcactgcagacACCACTGCCCTCACCCTTCACCACTTCAACCAGCTCCTTCTTGCTAACGATCCAGCAGCACCCCTAGCTGGCTCAGCCATTTGCCTCAAGAGGTTACCATCCATGCCCTGCAGGAGCCTCCTGGACTGCGGCTGGACTTGCTTCCAGCAAGTATCTGGCTAGGTAACCCCCCCACGAAAACCAGGGCCTGGAACCAGAGACcaatttcttccccacaagggttgtcaaggctgggcctgtgctgcccagggcagggcagtggtggagtccccatccctggaggaatttcggagcctggagaggtggtgctgagggacagggtttagtggcgcCCTGGCAGTGCCGGGTTAAGGGCCTGGCTTTGTcgtcttgaagatctcttccaaccaaaacaatgctgtgtgGCCTTCCATCCTCGCACTGCTCTCCTCCCCTTTGGCAAACAGCCTCAGAAACATCCCTTGCAGGTACGGGTGCTCAGAAGCAGTCAATCGCTCTCTACCGCCGCCGGTGTCCTTCACTTCGGGCTCATGGAAGCCGAGGCGGCGCGACCCGGCCCTGCTCCTCCCGCAGCAGGAGCCCGGCGgtgccagctgctccagcacacgCTCTGCATTCGGCACCACGGAAGCAGCCAGGTCGGCTCCGAGGGCTTCCGAGCACTGCgcgctgccaggagcagcccgAAGGAAGGGGTTGGGGAGGCGGGGTGCGGAGGTGCCGGgcgggggttgggggggggggggtgcggaggtgccggggggggggggttggggggggggtgcggAGGTGCcggggggggtgttggggggggggggtgcggaGGTGCCGGgcgggggttgggagggggggGTGCGGAGGTGCCGGGGGGGGTGCGGAGGtgccggggggggggttggggggggggtgcggaggtgccggggggggggggctggggggggtgcggaggtgccggggggggggtgcggaggtgccgggggggggggggattgggggggggggggggggggggggggggggggggggggggggcagccccACGGGGCGCGGCGCCTCGCGCGGCCGCCATCTCACGGCGCGCGGCTGGGCGCGAGCCGACCCGCCGGCCGCGTCGCGTCACGTCACGTCACTTCCGGGTCAGGGGCAGCCCCCCGCTGTCGCCGCGGCGCCGGGACTGGGCCGTGCCGGGTCAGGTCAGGTCAGGTCGGGTCAGGTCTCAGCACCTCAAGCTCTGTGGCCTCCCAAGAAGTCGCTCTGTGATAGACCACAGTCCACGCCTGGAGGCCGGGGCCGGGTCTCTGACAGCCTTTGCCCCGAAGCCCGTGTCGACTCGCCGCGGAGCCTGGTAGTGGCTGTGGGGAAGGCCTCGGCACCATGGATCCGTTTCTGTCTCTGCTGCACTCTTTCTCCTCGAGCTTGGCGGATAAGGAGCTTTCTTCCATGAAGTTTCTCTGCCAGGATAAAATCGGGAAAAGGAAGCTTGAGTCTGTCCAAAGTGGTGTGGAGCTCTTCACCATCCTTCTCGAGCAGCAGGACATAACGAGAGACAACGTAGCGTTTCTTGAAGAAATGCTTACGAACATTAGAAGAGAAGATTTGCTCTCAAAGCTAAAGCAGTTCGTAGGTGAAGGAGAAGTTAAGGCTCCTGCAGATCAACCAGATCCACATGAAAAACGTAAGCGGATCATAcattttattattccttccttcTCGGGCAACCCCTGTAAAGCCGCACCACATTCTCTAGCTGTAGGTATGCTCGGAGTAAACACCGAGTACGGCTGCCCTTACTTGCCCGTTGTAGCTGAGCCCAGTGCTAAGGGTGCTACTAGCTGCTGGCCAGAACTGTGTTGTACCCTGGAAACGTACCGGGAGGGCAGCAAAGGCTGCAAACAGCTATCCGGGGCGGaagtttcttccctttttatACTGAATGGTCACTTGGCAATCGTGGTATGTACGTGGGCTTGTAAGTACAGCCAATGGCTTTTCCGAGCGTGATGGGACTTGCAGTATGTGCTGTGCAGCAAGAGTAGGAGCACTCTGCTGAAAAACAAACGCTGTTAACACTGTTCGGTATTTCATAGTAGATCCATGGTTAACTTGGTGTGTTTCTGCTGTTTCAGGTCTCCAGAGGGTAGCTATGGAGGTCATATGTGATAACGTTGGGAGAAACTGGAGAATGCTGATGCGGAAACTGGAGTTTTGTGATGTGAAAATGGAAAGAATAGTGGAAGCCAACCCGCGGGACCAGCGGGAGCAGCTGTTTCAGTCTCTGCGGGagtggcagaggtggaggggaagAGATGCCAAGGTGGCTGACTTGATAGCAGCTCTTCGGCGCTGCAGTATGAATTTGGTGGCAGACATAGTTGAACAAGAGCTTTCACTACTGGACAATGGACCCAGGTGAAATCGATGCAAAACCACTTCCAGGTCTGAGATATGGATGCAAAAAGTAAACCAGTGCCTTTGGCTGTTTTCAAGCAAAATGCCATTGCTGTTAGTAATTCTGCCCTTAACTGATGTGCTTTAATAGGTTGATCTGTGGTCAGATGAAGATTAACATAAAGCCAAATTCCTTTCAGGTAATGCCTTGTACTTTGGTGCTTCCTTTAAGAGACTTAATTTTTTTTGAAGACTTGAACAGCATTTTGTAGGAATTCTTACATTTTGTCCTACCTGAAAACAAGATTTGCTTTACTGCAGGTGCTTTTCAACCATGAGACACTTCTGAAGCAGCTGTACTTAACGTTTCGCAGGGAGTCTGGATTATCTTTGTGTATGTGTCACCTATTGCAATCCTAgtgggaaagggggaaggagtACAGCTCTTAGCTGTGCActggcttttctttttgaatAGGATAAGATCATACCTTCTATAACTTGTCAAATCCATCTGGTGTCTGTGAAAGGATGTACTGAACTGACTGTAACCTCAGGCCCCAAGACTGCAGTGCAGGTGGCTTTTTGTTGGCAGGTTGAAAAGGAACTAGTTGAAATCCAATGTCTGTATCAAGTGCCTTCATCAACCTGAAGAAAACATCCTCCTGAAGCTATCAAAGAAAACATCTGCCTCTCAGATGTTTACAGCAGTCACTTGTGACTGCCATGAATGCTTTAAGAAAGCATTTAAGATGTGTTTACCAGAAATCATTCCATACCCTGCATTGCAGTCTGGCCAtgtctgctgggagctgcagctcacctCCTAAGTACGCTGCAGTTATCTGTGCTCTTGGTAACAAAACCCTTCTGGTGGAGGCGGGGAGAAAGGCTACTGAGGGCAAAAACAATGGTACAGACTTTGCTCTAGTGACAGCCTGTGAAGAGTAGCTGTCTCTTGCCACAGTTCTCTTCAGAAGTTGCTCCAGATCCAGTAGCTCTTCCAAGTCATCTGCAGTTTTTTAGTTCATTCCTGTGCCTTGACATTCTTTTAAAGTGGCTGTAAGCCACTCGTGGGAGAAGGAGGATTTATAACAAGAGCAGATTCGGTTTTCAGCTTTAATTTGGAGCAGACTTCAAAAGATGGCCTTCATGCttaataaggctggaaaaattGCACAAGCTTCAAGACATGCAGGGCCGTAAGGGCCTCTGGGGACTGTCCCCTCTGCCAGGGGGAGAAGTCCTCTGAAATAGTGCTGGAATGAGTAGGATTGTTTGTTACTGCAAACATCCTTCCAATTACTAAATGGATACTTGAAGAGGAGAGGCTTCTTTTCCACTGCTCTAGCTGTGTGGCTTTTAGCTGCTTCCAGGTTCAGCTGAGGTGGTGCTGTTGCTGAGAAGGCAGGTGTCAGCATGGAACAGaccactgctctgcagaaatCTTGTGACATTCCTCATTTTCAGGTGCTTGTTGTACTTGATGCCTCCAGTTTAGAGGATGACACTTCAGTACTTGATTGTAATTAGTGGAAACTGCTGTAATGTGAACTCAGCTTTTTATTAAGGGGTTTTCCATAAGCCATTCTCACAAGTGTTTTTCTAATGATACTGTATTAAATACCAatggctgtgtccagcagaggaGCACTGGGTACTACTGAAGTTCCCACCTGCCCTCTGGGCCTGTACAGCTCTCCAGGTATTTGTTCCAGTACCTCAGTATTGATTCTCAATTCCAGACTTCCATCAGGGGAGACACTGCTGACTCCAGCTAAGTGTCCAACTCAAATGTTTTGGAGGGTTTTGCTTAATAGATACAGTCTTCATTCTGCAGCACTTAAAGAAAATGATTGCTTCAGACTTTCCCTCATGCCTCTAGGCAGTCTTGGTGAGCAGAGTGGAGTAGGAGTGAGCACAATGAGTTATGGTTGTGATgaaacagccctgcagcagttcCAAGTCCGATCTCTGGTGACATGTTTTTCTTACCCACTCGTAAGAAGTCTTCTGGTTCACAGCAGATGGATTTGTCTGGAGTATGAAAAAGAGTGCACTGCCTACTGCATGTAAACAGGATGCTTTTAAGAATCAGTAGAAATAACTTGATAGTTGTAGCCAAGCCCTCAGCAGCTACAAGAAATTCTCTCCCTTAGAGCCTAAACCCCCCTTGTTTCTTTAAGGCACATAGTGCCTGTGAAAGCAGTGACCTAGACTGCATCAATCCATGCAGCACCTCAGGGCAAATTAATTAACACTGTGTTTATTAGAGATTAAAAAATGATTGTGTGTGAACAAAATCGAGTGAAACTAAGGGAAAAGCCTTTTCATTGGGAGGAGGGATAAAGGAAGAGGATGCAGTTGGTAAGGAAATGGGATCCTGTTGGCAATCATGTTCTCTTCAAATGAATATAATAGTTTTATAACTGAAATTGAAGTTCTATATTGTATCATTTTGTCAACACTTCATTAAAAAAGTACTTCCTTAAAACCAGCAGAGGTTTAACTG
Proteins encoded in this region:
- the FADD gene encoding FAS-associated death domain protein; translated protein: MDPFLSLLHSFSSSLADKELSSMKFLCQDKIGKRKLESVQSGVELFTILLEQQDITRDNVAFLEEMLTNIRREDLLSKLKQFVGEGEVKAPADQPDPHEKRLQRVAMEVICDNVGRNWRMLMRKLEFCDVKMERIVEANPRDQREQLFQSLREWQRWRGRDAKVADLIAALRRCSMNLVADIVEQELSLLDNGPR